Proteins co-encoded in one Acidithiobacillus caldus ATCC 51756 genomic window:
- a CDS encoding type 1 glutamine amidotransferase domain-containing protein — protein sequence MHTQPYVLMLLSSSQQLRLRSGVLLECGFWAEEFLIPWHILRESGWPVLIATPDGRPPQVDPGSLQADNLAGDERRAQRLSAEIRSLQAVLSSVQDLRRLNPDLLQAMRGLFIPGGNGPLQDFPKSAAVAHLLCHCEGQGTPVASLCHGGAALLAVASGGRRAFCGYTVSCFRKAEEEDTPLAGDWPYHLEERLRECGYKTDLGPPWSPHWTQDRRLLSGQNPASAAALTRAFVAQLEVLRQHKGSRHGR from the coding sequence ATGCACACCCAACCCTATGTATTGATGCTCCTGAGCAGCAGCCAACAGCTACGGCTCCGCTCCGGCGTCCTGCTGGAGTGCGGCTTCTGGGCAGAGGAATTCCTCATCCCATGGCACATACTGCGGGAAAGCGGCTGGCCAGTCCTCATTGCCACGCCCGATGGACGACCACCGCAGGTCGATCCCGGGAGCCTCCAGGCGGACAACCTGGCCGGCGACGAGCGACGTGCGCAGCGCCTTAGCGCGGAGATCCGCTCCCTCCAGGCAGTACTGTCGTCGGTGCAGGATCTGCGGCGCCTGAACCCTGACCTACTGCAGGCGATGCGTGGCCTGTTCATCCCTGGGGGCAACGGGCCCCTGCAGGATTTCCCAAAAAGCGCAGCCGTTGCGCACCTACTCTGCCACTGCGAGGGCCAGGGCACTCCCGTTGCCAGCCTATGTCACGGCGGTGCTGCCCTGCTTGCCGTCGCCTCCGGGGGGCGTCGCGCTTTTTGCGGATATACGGTAAGCTGTTTCCGTAAGGCTGAGGAGGAAGATACCCCTCTCGCGGGCGACTGGCCCTATCATCTGGAGGAACGTCTCCGGGAGTGCGGGTACAAGACGGACCTCGGGCCCCCGTGGTCGCCGCACTGGACGCAGGACCGCCGGCTCCTGAGCGGTCAAAATCCCGCCTCTGCGGCCGCGCTCACGCGCGCCTTCGTGGCGCAGCTGGAAGTACTTCGTCAACACAAAGGATCGCGACATGGACGTTAG
- a CDS encoding COX aromatic rich motif-containing protein, whose product MYVGKLWRRAAPWMALLAGLWSSQANAGIFWIFDPKGVMADTNLKYMIIDVLVMGAIVGITALLVVWFMWRYHKGKNRGSYHPEWSHSNTIEVVVWGIPIIAVGFLAYFAVKGTFELNPYNPTVITKNLTPQSQRVDVDVIATDWQWLFVYPQYHMAVANELVLPVNTPAFFRLTSTSVTSGFFIPQLVGMIDVMPGMRTKNALYTTHVGEYQGICSDYAGAGTSWMTFKTKIVPQSEFTQWVQQVKASPKTMTEASFDRYAEPYINVHHRVVYFSKVPDGLFDHVMMEVMDGKTWPIPPMMTENMVAYIAKQSAEHRD is encoded by the coding sequence ATGTACGTAGGTAAGCTCTGGCGCCGGGCGGCGCCTTGGATGGCGCTGCTTGCAGGACTTTGGTCGAGCCAAGCCAATGCCGGGATTTTCTGGATCTTTGATCCAAAGGGGGTCATGGCCGACACCAACCTCAAGTACATGATCATTGATGTGCTGGTCATGGGCGCCATCGTCGGCATCACGGCGCTTCTGGTGGTGTGGTTCATGTGGCGGTATCACAAGGGCAAGAATCGCGGCAGCTATCATCCCGAGTGGTCGCACTCCAATACCATCGAGGTGGTGGTCTGGGGCATCCCCATCATCGCGGTGGGATTTCTCGCCTACTTTGCCGTGAAGGGCACCTTTGAACTCAATCCCTACAATCCCACGGTGATAACCAAAAACTTGACGCCCCAATCCCAACGCGTGGATGTGGATGTCATCGCGACGGACTGGCAGTGGCTCTTCGTCTATCCGCAGTACCACATGGCGGTGGCCAATGAACTGGTTCTGCCCGTCAATACGCCCGCCTTCTTCCGTCTGACGTCGACCTCGGTGACCAGTGGATTCTTCATTCCGCAGCTGGTGGGCATGATCGATGTGATGCCCGGCATGCGCACCAAGAATGCCTTGTACACGACCCATGTTGGTGAGTACCAGGGGATCTGCTCGGACTACGCTGGCGCCGGTACGTCCTGGATGACCTTCAAAACGAAGATCGTGCCCCAGAGCGAGTTCACCCAATGGGTGCAGCAGGTCAAGGCATCGCCCAAGACCATGACGGAAGCAAGTTTCGACCGCTATGCCGAGCCCTACATCAACGTCCATCACCGCGTGGTCTACTTCTCCAAGGTGCCGGACGGACTCTTCGATCACGTCATGATGGAAGTGATGGACGGCAAGACTTGGCCCATTCCGCCGATGATGACGGAAAACATGGTGGCCTACATAGCAAAGCAATCCGCAGAGCATCGCGACTAG
- a CDS encoding cbb3-type cytochrome c oxidase subunit I, which translates to MLVDLPGGWNPLLGRLAWSQIPYDNPILAPLFVAVVLGGIAIVALITYYGKWGYLWKEWLTTVDHKKLGVMYIIIGLVMLFRGFVDGLMIRTQQAWAVGPDSSGVFGALHGYLTPFHYGQVYSAHGLIMILLAATPLLVGFMNIIVPIQIGARDMAYPYLNALGLWITAAGAALIMASLFVGNFAHNGWFGYAPIFEIQYSPGVGVDYWMWTLQLLALGTTLGGINLLVTIIKMRAPGMTWFRLPIFVWASLSANIIALTSFPALQVALGLVAADRYLGAHFFTAGLGGNLMLYTNLFWIWGHPEVYFVILPAFGMMSEIFPVFSEKPLFGYITMVLASFAIAGVSWLVWLHHFFTMGAGPDVNSFFSVATMLVGIPTGVKVFNWAFTMYRGRLTFTAAMLWAIGALFLLLIGGLTGMMLAIPAINYMVHNSVFVIAHFHSMLLVIVYAVFGSVIFWFPKVFGFKLDEFWAKTMFWLFTTGTVLVFVPMYMLGFMGMTRRLDYVFNVHWQPYLLVMEGGIVVYTLSVFAFFVLLYVSIRDRVKNRVGADAWGTSRSLEWLTHSPVPFYNFAVTPHVNARDEAAWRRANGIAGVQPAKYVDIHMPNNTAVALYIGALTFVLGFALTWRIWWLCLASLVAIIVLMIVRSYRGDPGYIVTAAELERMEREAIARERQIDGSAGEPVVGGAPAVGRPAMAYERSDLPTTSTPPSMGPGARH; encoded by the coding sequence ATGCTCGTAGATCTTCCTGGGGGTTGGAACCCCCTTCTGGGGCGCCTGGCCTGGAGCCAGATCCCCTACGATAACCCCATCCTGGCGCCGCTCTTCGTAGCGGTGGTCCTGGGTGGCATCGCCATCGTGGCGCTCATCACCTACTACGGCAAGTGGGGCTATCTCTGGAAGGAGTGGCTCACCACCGTGGATCACAAGAAGCTCGGAGTGATGTACATCATCATCGGCTTGGTCATGCTCTTCCGCGGATTTGTCGACGGCCTGATGATCCGCACCCAGCAGGCCTGGGCCGTGGGGCCCGATTCATCGGGGGTCTTCGGCGCTCTGCACGGATACCTCACGCCCTTCCACTATGGGCAGGTGTACTCGGCACACGGCCTGATCATGATTCTCCTCGCTGCCACGCCGCTGTTGGTGGGTTTCATGAATATCATCGTGCCTATCCAGATCGGTGCGCGCGATATGGCCTATCCCTACCTGAACGCCCTTGGTCTGTGGATCACGGCGGCGGGTGCGGCGCTCATCATGGCCAGTCTGTTCGTCGGCAATTTTGCCCACAACGGCTGGTTTGGCTACGCGCCCATCTTCGAGATCCAGTACAGTCCCGGCGTGGGCGTGGATTACTGGATGTGGACCCTGCAGCTCTTGGCTTTGGGTACGACCTTGGGCGGCATCAACCTGCTCGTTACCATCATCAAGATGCGCGCTCCGGGCATGACCTGGTTCCGCTTGCCCATCTTCGTCTGGGCCAGTCTTTCTGCCAACATCATTGCCCTGACGTCTTTCCCGGCCCTGCAGGTGGCCCTGGGTCTCGTTGCCGCCGACCGCTATTTGGGCGCCCACTTCTTCACGGCGGGCCTGGGCGGTAACCTCATGCTGTACACCAACCTGTTCTGGATCTGGGGGCACCCTGAGGTCTACTTCGTCATTCTGCCGGCCTTCGGCATGATGTCGGAGATCTTTCCGGTTTTCTCCGAAAAGCCCCTGTTTGGCTACATCACCATGGTGTTGGCGAGTTTCGCCATCGCCGGGGTGTCCTGGCTCGTCTGGCTGCACCATTTCTTCACCATGGGTGCGGGTCCGGATGTCAACAGCTTCTTTAGCGTGGCGACCATGCTCGTCGGCATTCCCACGGGCGTGAAGGTGTTCAACTGGGCCTTCACCATGTACCGCGGGCGCCTGACCTTCACGGCGGCGATGCTCTGGGCCATCGGCGCGTTGTTCCTACTGCTCATCGGTGGTTTGACGGGGATGATGCTGGCCATTCCCGCCATCAACTACATGGTGCACAACAGCGTCTTCGTGATCGCCCACTTCCACTCGATGTTGCTGGTGATCGTCTACGCGGTTTTTGGTTCGGTCATCTTTTGGTTCCCCAAGGTCTTCGGCTTCAAGTTGGATGAGTTCTGGGCCAAGACCATGTTCTGGCTTTTTACCACAGGTACCGTACTGGTCTTCGTGCCCATGTATATGCTGGGCTTCATGGGCATGACCCGACGTTTGGACTATGTCTTCAATGTCCACTGGCAGCCCTACCTGCTAGTGATGGAAGGCGGCATCGTGGTGTACACCCTGTCGGTCTTCGCCTTCTTCGTTCTGCTCTACGTCAGCATTCGCGATCGGGTCAAGAACCGGGTAGGGGCCGATGCCTGGGGGACTTCGCGCTCCCTGGAGTGGCTCACCCATTCTCCAGTCCCTTTCTACAACTTTGCGGTCACGCCGCACGTCAATGCTCGGGACGAGGCGGCCTGGCGTCGGGCCAACGGTATCGCGGGGGTCCAGCCGGCCAAGTATGTGGACATCCACATGCCCAACAACACGGCGGTGGCGCTCTACATCGGTGCATTGACCTTCGTTCTTGGCTTCGCGCTGACCTGGCGGATCTGGTGGCTGTGCCTCGCCAGTCTCGTGGCCATCATCGTCCTCATGATTGTCCGCTCCTACCGCGGTGACCCTGGCTACATCGTTACGGCGGCGGAACTGGAGCGCATGGAGCGCGAGGCAATCGCCCGGGAGCGGCAGATCGATGGCAGCGCTGGTGAACCCGTGGTGGGTGGTGCGCCGGCGGTGGGTCGTCCGGCCATGGCCTATGAGCGCAGTGATCTGCCGACGACCTCCACGCCTCCGAGCATGGGTCCTGGCGCACGTCACTAA
- a CDS encoding cytochrome c oxidase subunit 3 — MSGHASNTPDPKTAVLWDTEYHGHDVISTRSLGFFLYLLSDGMIFATLFAAYGVLSYQHSYFGGPTPADFVKPWYTFSQTIALFLSVLAYGMGMTALKRRSRGGLINGLLGAFVLGVLFLVLDIHDVLDLAAHGITVATSGGISAFIVLTQVHAAHIFFGLLWILVMIYQVLRLGFTADTVGRLLSLRMFWHFQAVVWVFVYIFVYLWGYMS; from the coding sequence ATGAGTGGACATGCAAGCAATACCCCGGATCCAAAGACCGCGGTGCTCTGGGACACGGAGTACCACGGCCACGATGTGATCTCTACACGCAGTCTGGGTTTCTTTTTGTACCTGTTGAGCGACGGCATGATTTTCGCGACGTTGTTCGCGGCATACGGCGTGCTGAGCTATCAACACAGTTACTTTGGTGGCCCCACACCCGCGGATTTCGTCAAGCCGTGGTACACCTTTTCGCAAACCATCGCGCTCTTTCTGAGTGTGCTGGCCTACGGCATGGGTATGACGGCACTCAAGCGGCGCAGCCGCGGCGGGCTCATCAACGGCTTGCTGGGCGCCTTTGTGCTCGGCGTGCTCTTTCTGGTTCTGGACATTCATGACGTCCTGGATCTGGCGGCCCACGGCATCACGGTTGCCACGAGCGGCGGTATTTCGGCCTTCATCGTCCTGACCCAGGTGCACGCGGCGCATATCTTCTTTGGCCTGCTGTGGATCCTGGTGATGATCTACCAGGTGCTGCGGCTGGGCTTCACCGCGGACACCGTCGGGCGGCTGTTGAGTTTGCGGATGTTCTGGCATTTCCAGGCGGTGGTCTGGGTATTCGTCTACATTTTCGTTTACCTCTGGGGGTACATGTCATGA
- a CDS encoding cytochrome o ubiquinol oxidase subunit IV — translation MSSGRGYFSGFLISTLLMLIATFLVSSHAAPPFGLLLVITVCAGIATIAQIYFLLHIDISEHNIWNTVSLVAFIPLFVLTIGLTWWMFSQLYLRTMPPMPGMHG, via the coding sequence ATGTCCAGCGGGCGCGGTTACTTTTCGGGTTTTTTGATTTCCACCCTGCTGATGCTCATAGCAACCTTTCTGGTCAGCTCCCATGCAGCGCCGCCTTTTGGGCTTCTGCTGGTCATCACGGTCTGTGCCGGCATTGCCACCATCGCCCAGATCTACTTCCTGCTGCACATAGACATCTCCGAGCACAACATCTGGAACACCGTGTCGCTGGTGGCGTTCATCCCCTTGTTTGTGCTGACCATCGGTCTGACCTGGTGGATGTTCTCGCAGCTTTACCTGCGCACCATGCCGCCCATGCCGGGCATGCATGGTTAA
- a CDS encoding heme o synthase, whose amino-acid sequence MAKSLSNAPRILPLPEPGSARQLLRDLWVLAKARVVSLLVFTAAVGELLAPATLSHWPAALAGLVGIALAGGAGGVLNQIVEPDLDQHMRRTHGRPLANGRIGRSGAIVYALILMSLAIAILAIWTNPLTLVLTLLGTVGYGVVYTLYLKPSTPWNIVWGGLAGALPPLIGWTAVTGQLAALPVVLVALIFVWTPAHFWPLAIYCRRDYAQACIPMLPVTHGVDRTRREVVRYALATWAVSMIPALLNRDWIYGAIAFGAGAWFVVMALRLQRMAIDADMDRYARRLFAFSISYLFLIFTALLLGKAAVSYGLV is encoded by the coding sequence ATGGCCAAATCCTTGAGTAATGCACCACGCATCCTGCCTTTGCCCGAGCCGGGCAGTGCCCGTCAGCTGCTTCGCGATCTGTGGGTTCTGGCCAAGGCGCGAGTGGTGAGTCTGTTGGTCTTCACTGCCGCCGTCGGCGAGTTGCTGGCGCCGGCGACCCTCAGTCACTGGCCCGCAGCCCTCGCCGGGCTGGTGGGCATTGCCCTGGCCGGTGGTGCTGGCGGTGTGCTCAATCAGATCGTCGAGCCTGATCTCGATCAGCACATGCGGCGTACCCACGGGCGACCGTTGGCCAATGGTCGCATCGGGCGGTCCGGTGCCATCGTCTATGCCCTGATCTTGATGAGTCTGGCCATCGCCATTCTGGCCATCTGGACCAATCCCCTGACTCTGGTGCTCACTCTGTTGGGCACCGTTGGGTACGGTGTCGTCTATACGCTCTACCTCAAGCCAAGCACCCCATGGAATATCGTCTGGGGAGGTCTTGCCGGGGCGTTGCCGCCACTCATTGGCTGGACTGCGGTAACCGGTCAACTGGCCGCGTTGCCTGTGGTCTTGGTGGCCTTGATCTTCGTCTGGACGCCCGCGCACTTCTGGCCGCTGGCTATCTACTGCCGACGCGATTATGCGCAGGCATGCATTCCCATGCTGCCGGTGACCCATGGGGTCGATCGGACGCGGCGGGAGGTGGTCCGCTATGCGCTGGCTACCTGGGCGGTGAGCATGATCCCGGCGCTCTTGAATCGCGACTGGATCTACGGTGCCATTGCCTTTGGCGCCGGGGCTTGGTTCGTGGTCATGGCGCTGCGCCTGCAGCGCATGGCGATCGACGCGGATATGGATCGCTATGCCCGACGCCTCTTCGCCTTCTCCATTTCCTATCTGTTTCTCATTTTCACTGCTCTGCTGTTGGGCAAGGCGGCGGTGAGTTATGGCCTCGTCTGA
- a CDS encoding MFS transporter, with the protein MSKSEKRAISGLSFIYVVRMLGLFMLMPVLSLDSAQLRGSSPLLLGLAIGVYGLAQAALQFPFGVASDRFGRKPMLVFGLLLFIAGSLLGAFTHSMWGIVLARVLQGAGAVSSVLLASAGDLTDEAHRTKAMAAIGGSIAVAYVLGMGLGPVVFGFSGLTGVFLAAALLGVLALLPLWTLIPPIPVHPDRRMGGFREARAMFTHAPVLTASVGIFILQMVLGAGFVVLSPELVRAMGVGDTGVWKVYLPVMLLSVAIMVPPVIYAERHRRHGSALVGSGLAIALGALFMGVEAGHFWPVAVAAVVFFGGYNVASAILPSMMSRATSPQQRGAASGVYSLMQFLGIFVGGVVGGWGLGMVGVAGVFYILTAIGVLLALQSLGSGRLTVLLASEQR; encoded by the coding sequence ATGAGCAAGAGCGAGAAACGTGCCATTTCTGGGCTCAGTTTCATCTATGTCGTGCGCATGCTGGGGCTTTTCATGCTCATGCCGGTACTGTCCCTGGACAGTGCCCAGTTACGGGGGAGCTCGCCCTTGTTACTGGGGCTTGCCATCGGTGTGTATGGTCTGGCCCAGGCCGCTCTGCAGTTTCCCTTCGGGGTTGCCTCGGATCGCTTCGGTCGCAAGCCCATGCTGGTCTTTGGACTGCTCCTGTTTATCGCGGGCTCCCTCTTGGGAGCTTTTACCCACAGCATGTGGGGTATCGTCCTGGCACGCGTGCTCCAGGGCGCCGGTGCAGTATCCTCGGTCCTTTTGGCCAGCGCCGGGGACCTTACCGACGAGGCGCATCGCACCAAGGCCATGGCGGCCATTGGCGGCAGTATTGCCGTCGCCTACGTGCTGGGCATGGGCCTGGGTCCAGTGGTTTTCGGCTTCTCTGGCTTGACGGGGGTCTTTCTGGCTGCGGCCCTGCTTGGCGTTCTGGCGCTGTTGCCTTTGTGGACGCTCATCCCTCCCATTCCGGTGCACCCCGACCGGCGCATGGGTGGTTTTCGCGAAGCCCGGGCCATGTTTACCCATGCCCCGGTACTCACGGCCAGCGTGGGTATCTTTATCCTGCAAATGGTGCTGGGGGCCGGCTTCGTGGTCCTGTCGCCGGAACTCGTGCGGGCCATGGGGGTAGGCGATACGGGGGTCTGGAAGGTGTATCTGCCGGTCATGTTGCTGTCCGTCGCCATCATGGTGCCGCCAGTCATCTACGCCGAGCGCCACCGGCGCCACGGTAGCGCCCTAGTGGGCAGTGGACTCGCCATCGCTCTAGGGGCACTTTTCATGGGTGTGGAGGCAGGTCATTTCTGGCCTGTTGCCGTGGCTGCGGTGGTCTTCTTTGGCGGCTATAACGTCGCGTCTGCCATCCTGCCGTCCATGATGAGTCGCGCTACCAGCCCGCAGCAGCGCGGGGCAGCCAGCGGTGTCTATTCCCTCATGCAGTTTCTCGGGATCTTCGTCGGCGGTGTCGTGGGAGGTTGGGGTCTGGGTATGGTGGGGGTGGCCGGTGTCTTCTACATTCTGACGGCCATCGGCGTGCTCTTGGCACTGCAAAGTCTGGGCAGCGGACGGCTCACCGTACTGCTAGCCTCGGAACAACGCTAG
- a CDS encoding undecaprenyl-diphosphate phosphatase has product MAHHFYLLILAALQGVTELFPISSLGHSILVPALFRWPIDRDADWFLPFIVVLHLGTVAALLTFFWRDWVRLIGGFLRARGRPSNPESRLLWLLVLASIPAGLLGLALAHKIKALFGGFGFAAVALMLNGMMLIWGDRLRSRNPSHNLDTLSWRRALIIGFAQALALIPGFSRSGATLVAGIGTGLDYENSARFSFLLATPIIAAAGLLEVPKLFHAQLPGGFLQLIFAAGVLSGLFAWLSVWFLMRYFHSHEIKALRPFGFYCVGFGALALILGVGGLAG; this is encoded by the coding sequence ATGGCGCATCACTTTTACCTGTTGATCCTGGCAGCACTGCAAGGCGTCACCGAGCTCTTTCCCATATCGAGCCTTGGCCACAGCATACTGGTGCCAGCCCTGTTTCGCTGGCCTATCGACCGCGATGCCGACTGGTTTCTGCCCTTCATCGTGGTCCTGCACCTGGGTACCGTAGCCGCCCTGCTCACCTTCTTCTGGCGCGATTGGGTGCGCCTCATCGGCGGCTTTCTTCGGGCTCGCGGGAGGCCCAGCAACCCGGAGTCGCGCCTCTTGTGGCTCCTGGTGCTGGCCTCTATTCCTGCGGGGCTGCTGGGCCTTGCCTTGGCACACAAGATCAAAGCACTTTTCGGTGGCTTCGGTTTTGCCGCCGTTGCCCTCATGCTCAACGGAATGATGCTGATCTGGGGCGATCGCCTACGTAGCCGTAACCCCAGTCATAACCTCGACACCCTGAGTTGGCGCCGGGCGCTCATCATTGGCTTTGCCCAGGCTCTGGCCCTGATTCCGGGCTTTTCCCGCTCGGGTGCGACGCTGGTGGCGGGCATTGGTACCGGACTCGACTACGAAAACTCCGCGCGCTTTTCCTTTCTTCTGGCCACGCCCATCATCGCTGCTGCCGGCCTTCTCGAGGTGCCCAAACTCTTCCACGCCCAACTTCCAGGTGGCTTTCTGCAATTGATTTTTGCCGCTGGGGTACTCTCGGGCCTCTTCGCCTGGTTGTCGGTGTGGTTTCTGATGCGTTACTTCCACAGCCACGAGATCAAGGCATTGCGGCCTTTCGGTTTTTACTGCGTGGGCTTCGGCGCTTTAGCCTTGATTCTGGGCGTGGGCGGACTTGCCGGCTGA
- the greA gene encoding transcription elongation factor GreA — translation MSDKIPMTVVGAQRLREELQRLKSQDRPAVIEAIAEARAKGDLSENAEYDAAKEQQAFIEGRIREIEDFLARAQIIDPRSLNTDGRIVFGATVELEDSDGKAITYQIVGDAEADIKENKISISSPLARALIGKHEGDSVEVNAPGGIREYSILGVRYL, via the coding sequence ATGAGCGACAAAATTCCCATGACTGTGGTCGGCGCCCAGCGTCTGCGCGAAGAATTGCAGCGCCTCAAGAGTCAGGACCGCCCGGCGGTCATCGAGGCCATCGCCGAGGCACGCGCCAAAGGCGACCTCTCGGAGAATGCCGAATACGACGCTGCCAAGGAGCAACAGGCCTTCATCGAGGGGCGTATCCGCGAGATCGAAGATTTCCTCGCTCGCGCTCAGATCATCGATCCGCGCAGTCTCAATACCGACGGCCGTATCGTCTTTGGCGCTACCGTCGAACTCGAGGACAGCGACGGCAAGGCCATTACCTATCAGATCGTGGGCGATGCCGAGGCGGATATCAAGGAGAACAAGATCTCCATCAGTTCTCCCCTGGCTCGTGCGCTCATCGGCAAGCACGAGGGGGACAGTGTCGAGGTAAACGCCCCTGGCGGCATTCGCGAATACAGTATCCTCGGCGTTCGCTACCTCTGA